GGGACGACGCGTGCGGCGGCGTTGAGCACTGAGTTGATGAACCGGCATCGGATGAATTTGAACGGGATCATGCTGGTGAGCACGGTGTTGGATTTTCAGACGATTGCGGCTGGCGGCAACAATGATCTGGCGCACGTGTTGTTTTTGCCGAGCTTCACGGCAGCGGCGTGGCATCATGGGCGGCTTGATGCGGGATTGCAAAAGCTGCCTCTGGTCGATGTGCTGGCGGAATCGGAAAAATTTGCAGCGGGTGACTACCAGTTGGCTTTGTTTCAAGGGACATCGGTTGCACCTGAATTCAGAGCGAAGGTGGTCACCGAAATGGCGCGGTTGACGGGATTAAAAGCGGACTATGTGGAAGCAGCCAATCTTCGTCCGACGCTGGCAAGGTTCAGTGTGGAACTGTTGCGCGACAAGCATTTGCAGATTGGGAGGTTTGATGGTCGGTATACCGGGTTCGTGCAGGACCGGTTGACGGAAACTTATGAGCGGGATCCTAGTGCTGATGCGATTTTTCCGGTGTTTGCGGCGACCTTTAACCAGTATGTCCGTGAAGAGTTGAAGGTGGAGGAAGATGAGCCGTATGAGGTGTTGGCGAGGTTGGGACTGTGGAATTGGAATGCAGAGAACGAGTATCTCAACGTTGCGGATGAACTGGCAGGGACGATGATGCGCAATCCGTATTTGAAGGTGCATGTCTCGGCGGGATATTCGGATTTGGCGACGCCTTATTTTGCGGCGGTGCATACGCTGAACCATTTGAAGATTGCGCCGGAATTGCGCAAAAATCTGGTGGTCGATTATTATGCGGCGGGGCACATGATGTTTCTGAACAAGGCGGATCTGATCAAGCAGAAGGCGGACCTGGCAGAGTTCATTCGTGGCGCGGTTGAGGTTCCGGCAAAGTAATAGCTGATCGGTATGGCGCAGCATCGCGTTAGCATCAAATGGGTCAATGAAGGACCCGATTTTTTGAGGCGGCTGTATTCTCGGGAGCACACGTGGCATTTTGATGGGGGAGCAGTGGTGGCGGCTTCGCCTTCGCCGTTGGTGGTGCCTGCGCCGTGGTCGAACGCGGAAAATGTGGACCCTGAAGAAGCCTTTGTGGCTTCGGTGGCGAGTTGTCACATGTTATGGTTTTTGCACGTGGCCGTTGATGCGGGATGGTTGGTGACGAGTTATGAAGATGCGGCGATTGGGACCATGGTGAAGGATGCAAATGGCAAGTTGTGGATATCTCGGATTGTCTTGAGACCCAAGATTGTCTGGGGTGGGCCAAGGGTGCCTGATGCGGGTGAGGTGCATGCGCTTCATCACCGTGCGCATAAAGAGTGTTTTATCGCCAACTCGATCAAGACCGAAGTGGTGGTGGAGCCATGGGGCGGTGGGACGTTTGATGAAGAAAAGTAGAAGGGCCGTCCCGGCCCTTGGTTTCGATTGAAAGGCTCGGGACGAACCTTCTACTTTTTTGGGAGCTTATTCCCAGCTTGTGATGTTGTCGTCCCAAGTGAGGGGGTCCTGGTCGGGGCCGGAGGAGTAGATGATGGTCTTTGAGTTTAGGACAGGCGATGATTTTTTGGGTGAAGGGTCGGGATTTGGGATCTGTTGATCGGCGTCGGAGTCCACAAGGATGTAGTAGGGTTGTCCCCATGAATCGACGAATGATGCTGGTTGGTGATCGGGTATGAGACCTGATGAGTTACCTTTGCGGATGTTGGGTTCGAAGAATATGATGTTTCTTGGGTTGTCGATTTTGTTTTGGGCCATTAGTGACTGTATCAGCGGACCTTGACTGCGAGCTGGAGTGGTTTCGCTGGAGGGGGATTGCAGTGCTCCGGGGGGAAGGTTGTATTCGACCTGGTAGCCGTTGATGGCGATTTCCAGGGCTTTCATTGAATTTCGATTTCGCAATTTTTGGTGCTCAATCTTCGAGATGCGGCCTGTGCCGACCGGAACGAAGAGAGATATTAGAAACAGAAGAGAGAGAAGACCGCCTACGGCGAATATGATTTTGCTGTTCATGAGCACGAATGTTTCTTGAATCTAATAAATCATGAGTTGGAGTTTCCTCACAAGCTCAATCTTTTGCGGCGATGTTGAGTCGATAATCCTTGGGACTGCACTTTAAAACTTTTCGGAACATGCGGTTGAAGGAGGAGAGATTGTTAAAACCGTTGGAGAAGGCGATGTTGGTGATGGTTTCGGTGGTGGTGGTGAGGTCGCGGCAGACGGATTCGAGTCGGACTTGGTTGACGAAGGCGGAGAAGGTTTTACCGGCGTGTTTGGGGAATTGACGGGCGAAGGTGGCGCGGCTCATGTTGGCGAGTTTGAGGACTTGTTTAAGGGGGATGGGGTCACGGAAGTTTTTTAAGACATGGCGGATGACGCGTTCGATGGCGGGTTGATGGATCTGGACGGAGGCGAGGTCGAAGGGTCGGGTGGAGAGGCGTTGCTGGTCGCGTTTGGGGGATTTGGCGAGATGATGGAGGAGTTGGATGAAATGGCTGAGGCGTTCGAGGGAACTGGAATGGGCGATGTTTTCGATGAGGGTGACGATGGTGGTGGCGGTTTTGCCGGTGAAACGAATGCCGTGGGCGGTTTGAGGCCAGAGGGGTTTTAGAGATTGGGATTCGGGGAACTGCCAGAAGGGATGATTGGCTTCGAAACGCCATTGCAGGGCGTAACCGGTGGAGTGATGCAGGCCGCGCCAGTAGTGGGGGACGTTGGCACCGATGAGGACGACATCGAGGGATTCGAAGGGAGCGATGTGGTCGCCAACAAAACGGGTGCCGCTGCCGCGTTGGACGAGGGTGAGTTCCATCTCGGGGTGGTGATGCCAGCGGTCGCCAGTGCCGGTGACACGCTGGCGTTGGGTGGCGGAGATGAGGGAGTCGACTTCGCGCAGATTGTCCTGCCAGTGGAGAAGACGGAACGACTGCTGGGCGTCGAGGTGGATGGACTCTCGGGAAAGGATAAAGGATGAGGGCTGAAGGATGAAAAACTGACTTGGGTGATGCAGCCAGGCTGGAGCCTGGTGCTCCCAGGGGTGGGATTTTCTCAGGGGGATACGGGCTTAATGATGATGAATGAGATTATTTCATTGGTTTATGAGATTTTACCAGATGAATTTGAAGGGGGTGGGGGTGTTATGGTGGGTGAAGCATTTAATAATCTATTGATCGCATGAGCACTTCTACCATTTACCGTTTTTCGTTTGGGCCTTGGAACATTTCAGAGGGTGGAGATCCGTTTGGGCCGGAGGTGAGGTCGGCTTATGATCATGAGGCGAAGTATGCGCTGTTCAAACCAATGGGATTTGATGGGGTGCAGTTTCATGATGATGATGTGGTGCCCGGGATGGATGATCTTTCGCCGGAGCAGATCTCGCGCAAGGCAGGTGAGGTGAAGGGGATGTTGGGGAATCAGGGTCTGTTTGCAGAGTTTGTGGCACCGAGGTTGTGGTTTGCGCCGCAGACGGTGGATGGCGGGTATACTTCGAACAGTGCGAGTGATCGTCAGTATGCGTTGGATCGGACTTTGAAGACGGTGGACATTGCACGTGAGGTGGGGGCTCCGGCGGTGGTGCTGTGGCTGGCGCGGGAGGGGTCGTATATCCGCGAGAGCAAGAATGCGAAGCTGGCGTATGAGCGGATTTTGGAGACGATCAACAAGGTGCTGGATTACGACAAGGCGATTGAAATTTGGATTGAGCCGAAGCCGAATGAGCCGACGGATCAGGCTTATGTGCCGACGATTGGTCATGCGATTGCGCTGGCGTATGCGTCAAGCGATCCGAAGCGGGTGAAGGGGTTGATTGAGTCGGCGCATGCGATGCTGGCGGGACTGGATGCGTCGGATGAAATGGCGTTTGCGCTGGCTCATGACAAGCTGGGCAGTGTGCATTTGAATGATCAGAACGGGTTGAAGTATGATCAGGACAAAAATTTTGGGTCAGCGAATTTGCGGGCGGCGTTTAATCAGGTTCGGGTGCTGGAGGAGAGTGGTTATGGTAGCAAAGGGGAGTTCATTGGGCTTGATGTGAAGGCGATGCGGACGCAGCAGGGATCGCCGGTGACGGCGCATTTGACGAGCAGTCGGGAGTTGTTTTTGCATCTGGTGGAAAAGGTGCGGACTTATGATCGGGAGATCGAGCGTCAGTGTGTGGAGGCGCGGGATTATGAGGCGCTGGAACTATATGTGTTGAAGCATTTGATGGGGGTGGGTTAAATGGATTTTTGATTTACGATTTGAGATTTACGATTTGAGATTGCCTTTATGAAAGATTTTAGAATTAAGCGGTTGTTCAATGCGAAGTCGGGTCGGTGTTTTGATGTGGCGGTGGATCATGGTTTTTTTAACCAGCCGGGGTTTTTGCAGGGGATTGAGTCGATGCCGAAGGTGATTGCGACCTTGGTGGAGGCGGCGCCGGATGCGATTCAGTTGACGCTGGGTCAGGCGCGGCATTTGCAGAGTTTGCCGGGTCGGGAAAAACCTTCATTGGTGTTGCGCACGGATGTGGCGAACATTTATGGCAAGGAACTGCCGTCGGCGCGGTTCAGTTTGATGATTGAGGAGACGATGTTGCAGGCGGTGCGCGTGGATGCGGCTTGTGTGTGTGTGAATTTGTTTCAGATTCCGGGCGCTCCAGAGGTGCATGAGCAGTGTGTGGAGAACATTTTGAAATTGAAACCGCAGGCGGATTATTACGGCATGCCGATGATGATTGAGCCGCTGGTGTTTCAGCCGAACGAGAAGGCGGGCGGATACATGGTGGATGGGGATGTGGTGAAGATTTCCCATCTGGTAAGGCAGGCGGTGGAGTTGGGCGCGGACATCATCAAGGGGGATCCGACGGATGATGTATCGTTGTATCATCAGGTGGTGGAAGTGGCGGGTGGCATTCCGGTGTTGGTGCGTGGTGGCGGTCGGGTGAGTGACCGGGAGATTTTGGTGAGGACGCAGGGGCTGCTGGAACAGGGGGCGAGTGGGATTGTGTATGGAAGGAACATCATTCAGCATCCGAATCCGAAGGGGATCACGCGGGCGTTGATGGCGATGGTGCATGATGGGGTGAGTGTGGATGAAGCGCTGGCGATGATTGGTTGATGGCTGATGGGATGACTTTTTGACCTATGAAAACGATTGGTGTTGGCATTATTGGGGGTGGGTTGATGGGACGTGAGATGGCTTCGGCTTTTGCGCGTTGGTGCGCGTTGACGGATGTGGAGGTGAAGCCGGAATTGGTGGCGGTGGCGGATTTGGTGGAGGGAGTGCGCGATTGGTTTAAGGTGATCCCTTCGTGTCGGCAGTTGACGGCGGATTACAAGGAACTTTTGGCGAATCCGGAGGTGGAGGTGGTGTATGTGGCGGTGCCACATAACTTGCACGAAAAGCTTTATGTGGATGTGCTGGAGGCGGGGAAGGATTTGTTTGCGGAGAAGCCTTTTGGGATGGATTTATCATCGGCCAGAAACATTGCGGCGGCGGTGGAGAAGTCGGGAAGGTTTACGCGATGCAGTTCGGAGTTTCCGTTTTTTCCAGGGGCGCAGCGGGTGGTGGATTATGTGAAGTCAGGCAGGCTGGGTCGGGTGCTGGAGGTGGTGTCGGGTTTTCACCATAGCAGTGACCTGGATGCGACGAAGGCGGCGAACTGGAAACGGTTTAGCCGGACGTGTGGGGAGATTGGGGTGTTGGGGGATTTGGGGATGCATGCGTGTCATTTGCCGTTGCGGTTTGGGTGGCGGCCGAGTTCGGTTTATGCGCAGTTGCAAAAGGGGTATCCGCAGCGGCCGGATGGTCGCGGTGGGATGGCGGAGTGTGATACTTGGGACAATGCGATGTTGCATGCGTGGACTTCGATTGAAGGGCATGAGGTGCCGATGCGTTTGGAGATGAAAAGGCTGGCACCGGGGGAGACAAATTCGTGGTTTGTTGAGGTGCTGGGGACGGAGGGCGGGGTGCGCTATTCGACGAAGGAGCCGAAGACGTTGTGGGTTTTTGAGGGGGGCAAGGAACAGTTTTGGAAGAAGACGGACTTGGGGTTTGGGATGCCGTTCAAAGCGGTGACGGGGGGAATTTTTGAACCGGGGTTCCCTGATGTGATTCAGCAAATGTGGGCGGCGTTTTTGATGGAGCGTGAGGGGTTGCTGGGGGATCGGTTTGGGTGTGCGACGGTGGCGGAGGCGGTGGCGACGCAGGAGATTTTTGCAGCGGCGCTGGAGTCGCAGAAGGAGAAGAAGGTGGTGGTGATCCCGGCGTGATGTTATTGAACGAGATGAGTGATGTGCTGCGAGTTTCGGGGCTGCGGTATGTTCGCGATGATCGGGCGATTCTTGATGGGATCGACTGGTCGGTGCGGGCGGGGGAGCATTGGGTGGTGCTGGGGCCGAATGGGTGTGGGAAGACGTCGTTGATCAATTGCCTGACAGGCTATGAGATGGCGACGGCGGGGTCGATCCAGGTGGGGGAGGCGCAGTTTGGTTTTGCGGACTGGCGGGAGGTGCGCAAGCATGTGGGACTGGTGACGAGCACGCTGGTGTCTTATCTTGAGCCGTATGAGCCGGTGTTGGACGCGGTGGTGAGTGGTCGGGAGGCGATTCTGAATTTGGTGGGGGAGAGGGATGCGGCGTTGGAGGTTGAGGCGCGGGGGTTGCTGGAGCGGATGGGGTGCGGGCATTTGGTGGGGTCGCGCTGGGGGGTATTGTCGCAGGGGGAGAGGCAGAAGATCTTGATTTGCCGGGCGTTTATGGCGGAGTTTGAGGTGCTGATTTTGGATGAACCTTGTGCGGGATTGGATCCGGTGGCGCGGGAGCATTTTTTGGGGTGGCTTGGTGAGATGGCGGAGAGGGAGGGGGCACCTTCACTGGTGATTGTGACGCATCATGTGGAGGAGATTTTGCCGTGTTTTTCGAAGGTGCTTTTGTTGAAGGAGGGGAAGGTGCTGGCGATGGGCGGGAAGAGTGAGGTGTTGAGGGATGAGTGGTTGGGGGAGGCTTATGGGGCGAGGGTGGAGGTGGGGGTGGATGAAATTGCGGGGAGATATGGATTGAGGATTTTGGAGGTTTTGAGGTGAATGGCTGAGATACTGAGATACTGAATTATGAAGGGTGGACCTGCAATGATGCGACGAGTTGGAGACGTTCGGGACAGGCAAAATGCCTGTCTCACCCACAGGCTGAAAGCCTGTGTCACGGGAGGAGATTATGAGTGAAATGACACGCAATGGGATTTTGGCGGTCGGCAATTTTATTGTCGATGATGTGAAGTTGATCGATGCGTGGCCGGAGCAGGACATGCTGGCTTCGATTCGGTCGGAGAGGTCGAGCAATGGTGGGGGGCCTTATAATGTGCTGAAGGACTTGGCGGCAATGGGGGCGGGGTATCCGTTGCAGGCGGCGGGGTTGATTGGAGGGGATGCGCGGGGGGAGTGGATTTTACGCGATTGTGTTGGGGCGGGGGTTGGGGTGGAGCAGTTGCATATCACGGAGGAGGCTCCGACCTCGTATACCGATGCGATGACGGTGATGGCGACGGGGCGGAGGACGTTTTTTCATCAGCGCGGGGCGAATGCGTTGCTGACGGAGAAGCATGTGGATTTTGCGCGGACTGAGGCGAAGCATTTGCACCTGGGGTATCTGATGTTGCTGGATGCGATGGATGAGTTTGTGGAGGAGGAGGAAGGGCGGACGCGGGCTTCGATTTTGTTGGAGAGGGCGTTGGAGGCGGGGTTGACGACTTCGGTGGATATGGTGAGCACGGAGCATGGGCGGTTTCGGGAGATCGCGTTGAGTGCGTTGCCGTTTACGGATGTGCTGGTAATCAATGAGGTGGAAGCGGGGAAGGTGACGGGTCGGAATTTGCAGGGGGGGACCTTGGATGATTGTGTGGAGGCGGCGCGGGAGTTGATGGGGTGTGGAGTGCGGCGGCAGGTGGTGATTCATTTGCCACAAGGGGCGGTGGTGGTGGATGACAAGGGGTCGGTGGAGAGGGTGAAGTCGTTGAAGTTGCCGGAGGGGTTTGTGGCGGGGGCGACGGGGGGGGGGGATGCGTTTGCAGCGGGGTATCTGCATGGCTGGCATGAGGGATGGGATGTGGCACGGTCGTTGCAGTTGGCGGTTTGTGCGGCGGCGGCTTGTTTGTCGGATCCGACGCCGTCGGCAGGATTGTGTTCGGTGGCGGAATGTTTGAAACTGGGGGAATTGTATGGCGCTGATGTATGAAGATTTTTTGAGTTCGATTGCGGGGGTGGTGGGCGCTGATCAGGTGCTGACCGGGGATGAGGATTTGGTGCCGTATGGTTTTGATGGGACGGCGGTGTTGAAGCAGCGGCCCTTGTGTGTGGTGTTTCCGGCGGACAGTTTGCAAGTTTCGGGGTGTGTGAAGCTGGCGGCGTTGCATGCGGTGCCGGTGGTGGCGCGGGGGAGCGGGACGGGGTTGAGTGGGGGGAGTGTGCCGGTGGAGAAGTCGATGGTGTTGGTGTTGACGAGGCTGGACAAGATCCTTGAGGTGGATGAGCGGAATCTGACGTTGCGGGCGCAGTGCGGGGTGATCACCAAGGAGGTGGATGATGCGGCGGGGAGGTTTGGGTTGTTTTATCCGCCGGATCCGGGGTCGATGAAGATCTCGACGATTGGTGGCAATGTGGCGGAGAACAGCGGGGGTTTGAGGGGATTGAAGTATGGGGTGACGCGGGATTATGTGATGGGGTTGACGGTGGTGTTGCCGGATGGGCGGCTGGTGGAGTTGGGCAACAAGTGTGTGAAGGATGTGGCGGGGTATTCGATGAAGGATTTGTTTATCGGGAGTGAAGGGACGCTGGGAATCATTACAGAGGTGTTGTTGAAGTTGCTGCCGAAACCGCAGGCGCGACGGACGATGCTGGCGTTGTATGATTCGATGGAGGCGGCGGCGGAGACGGTGAGTGCGATCATTGCGGCGAAGATCATTCCTTGCACGCTGGAGTTTCTCGATCGGATGACGGTGGGATGTGTGGAGGATTATGCGAAGATCGGGTTGCCGACGGATGTGGAGGCGTTGTTGTTGATTGAGACCGACGGGCATCCGGTGGCGGTGGAGGATGAGACGGTGCGGATGCGGGACATTGCGTTGAAGTTTGGGGCGCGTGAGGTAAAGGTGGCGGTGGATGAGGCGGAGGGGGCGAGGCTGGCTTCGGCGCGGCGGCAGGCGTTTTCGGCGCTGGCGCGGGTGAAACCGACGACGATTTTGGAGGATGTGACGGTGCCGAGGAGTGAACTGGCGCGGATGGTGAAGTTCATCCGGCTGACGGCGGAGCGGCATCGGTTGTTGATTGGCACATTTGGGCACATGGGGGATGGGAATTTGCATCCGACGTTTTTGACGGATGAGCGGGACATTGAGGAGATGCACCGGGTGGAGCTGGCGTTGGAGGAGATCGTGGAGGAGACGCTGGCGGTGGGGGGAACGGTGACGGGCGAGCATGGGGTGGGGCTGGCGAAGAAGGTGTTTTTGAAAAGGCAGTTTTCGGAGGCGAGTTATGAGTTGATGCGTGAGGTGAAGCGGGCCTTGGATCCGCGTGGCTTGTTGAATCCGGGGAAGATTTTTGACTGAGACTGACTGATGGCGACGACCTTAAAACAGTTGGATTATTCGGTGCTGCAGCAGTGCATGCATTGCGGGATGTGTTTGCCGACGTGTCCGACTTATGTGGAGACGAAGCGGGAGCGGAACAGTCCGCGGGGGAGGATTGCGTTGATGCGGTCGATTGCGGATGGGGAGACGCAGGTGACGAAGTCGTTTGGCGAGGAGATGTATTATTGTCTTGGCTGTCTGGCTTGTGTGACGGCGTGTCCGGCGGGAGTGAATTATGTGGAGTTGTTTGAGACGGCGCGGGCGGATGTGGAGCGCAAGGGGGTTTTGCACACCCCGCAGCGCGGGTTTTGGCGTTGGTTGACGCTTGAGGTGCTGTTCATGCGGCCGAGGTTGTTGCGGGCGGTGGGGATGGGGTTGAGGTGGTATCAACGGAGTGGGGTGGAGAAGGTGGTGAGGGGCTCGGGTTTGTTGAGGTTGTTGCCGGAAGGGTTGAGGAGGTTGGAGCCGCAGACGCCGGTGATGTCCGCGGTGTTTTCGAACGGATTGATTGAGGAGGTGGAAGAGCCGGTGGGGGTGAGGAAATATCGGGTGGCGTTGTTGACGGGGTGTGTGCAGGATC
This is a stretch of genomic DNA from Phragmitibacter flavus. It encodes these proteins:
- a CDS encoding S10 family peptidase: MRAWILSAVIFVIGDATVLAEAPKPVPNEVAAEAKAEAEAKAEAKSVEDAPEEKSGSKSKPVETKHSVTINGQPVSYTVKAGKMPIKDAEGKSTAEIFYMAYTKDGVGDKASRPVTFSFNGGPGASSVWMHLGLLGPRRVKLEDDGSAPPPPYQLEDNEHSLLDETDLVFIDPVGTGYSRATKPEEAKKFHGVQEDARSVGEFIRLYVTQNLRWPSPKFLIGESYGTTRAAALSTELMNRHRMNLNGIMLVSTVLDFQTIAAGGNNDLAHVLFLPSFTAAAWHHGRLDAGLQKLPLVDVLAESEKFAAGDYQLALFQGTSVAPEFRAKVVTEMARLTGLKADYVEAANLRPTLARFSVELLRDKHLQIGRFDGRYTGFVQDRLTETYERDPSADAIFPVFAATFNQYVREELKVEEDEPYEVLARLGLWNWNAENEYLNVADELAGTMMRNPYLKVHVSAGYSDLATPYFAAVHTLNHLKIAPELRKNLVVDYYAAGHMMFLNKADLIKQKADLAEFIRGAVEVPAK
- a CDS encoding FAD-binding oxidoreductase, which codes for MYEDFLSSIAGVVGADQVLTGDEDLVPYGFDGTAVLKQRPLCVVFPADSLQVSGCVKLAALHAVPVVARGSGTGLSGGSVPVEKSMVLVLTRLDKILEVDERNLTLRAQCGVITKEVDDAAGRFGLFYPPDPGSMKISTIGGNVAENSGGLRGLKYGVTRDYVMGLTVVLPDGRLVELGNKCVKDVAGYSMKDLFIGSEGTLGIITEVLLKLLPKPQARRTMLALYDSMEAAAETVSAIIAAKIIPCTLEFLDRMTVGCVEDYAKIGLPTDVEALLLIETDGHPVAVEDETVRMRDIALKFGAREVKVAVDEAEGARLASARRQAFSALARVKPTTILEDVTVPRSELARMVKFIRLTAERHRLLIGTFGHMGDGNLHPTFLTDERDIEEMHRVELALEEIVEETLAVGGTVTGEHGVGLAKKVFLKRQFSEASYELMREVKRALDPRGLLNPGKIFD
- a CDS encoding Gfo/Idh/MocA family protein; this translates as MKTIGVGIIGGGLMGREMASAFARWCALTDVEVKPELVAVADLVEGVRDWFKVIPSCRQLTADYKELLANPEVEVVYVAVPHNLHEKLYVDVLEAGKDLFAEKPFGMDLSSARNIAAAVEKSGRFTRCSSEFPFFPGAQRVVDYVKSGRLGRVLEVVSGFHHSSDLDATKAANWKRFSRTCGEIGVLGDLGMHACHLPLRFGWRPSSVYAQLQKGYPQRPDGRGGMAECDTWDNAMLHAWTSIEGHEVPMRLEMKRLAPGETNSWFVEVLGTEGGVRYSTKEPKTLWVFEGGKEQFWKKTDLGFGMPFKAVTGGIFEPGFPDVIQQMWAAFLMEREGLLGDRFGCATVAEAVATQEIFAAALESQKEKKVVVIPA
- a CDS encoding OsmC family protein, whose translation is MAQHRVSIKWVNEGPDFLRRLYSREHTWHFDGGAVVAASPSPLVVPAPWSNAENVDPEEAFVASVASCHMLWFLHVAVDAGWLVTSYEDAAIGTMVKDANGKLWISRIVLRPKIVWGGPRVPDAGEVHALHHRAHKECFIANSIKTEVVVEPWGGGTFDEEK
- a CDS encoding class I fructose-bisphosphate aldolase, which translates into the protein MKDFRIKRLFNAKSGRCFDVAVDHGFFNQPGFLQGIESMPKVIATLVEAAPDAIQLTLGQARHLQSLPGREKPSLVLRTDVANIYGKELPSARFSLMIEETMLQAVRVDAACVCVNLFQIPGAPEVHEQCVENILKLKPQADYYGMPMMIEPLVFQPNEKAGGYMVDGDVVKISHLVRQAVELGADIIKGDPTDDVSLYHQVVEVAGGIPVLVRGGGRVSDREILVRTQGLLEQGASGIVYGRNIIQHPNPKGITRALMAMVHDGVSVDEALAMIG
- a CDS encoding TIM barrel protein; protein product: MSTSTIYRFSFGPWNISEGGDPFGPEVRSAYDHEAKYALFKPMGFDGVQFHDDDVVPGMDDLSPEQISRKAGEVKGMLGNQGLFAEFVAPRLWFAPQTVDGGYTSNSASDRQYALDRTLKTVDIAREVGAPAVVLWLAREGSYIRESKNAKLAYERILETINKVLDYDKAIEIWIEPKPNEPTDQAYVPTIGHAIALAYASSDPKRVKGLIESAHAMLAGLDASDEMAFALAHDKLGSVHLNDQNGLKYDQDKNFGSANLRAAFNQVRVLEESGYGSKGEFIGLDVKAMRTQQGSPVTAHLTSSRELFLHLVEKVRTYDREIERQCVEARDYEALELYVLKHLMGVG
- a CDS encoding ABC transporter ATP-binding protein, producing the protein MLLNEMSDVLRVSGLRYVRDDRAILDGIDWSVRAGEHWVVLGPNGCGKTSLINCLTGYEMATAGSIQVGEAQFGFADWREVRKHVGLVTSTLVSYLEPYEPVLDAVVSGREAILNLVGERDAALEVEARGLLERMGCGHLVGSRWGVLSQGERQKILICRAFMAEFEVLILDEPCAGLDPVAREHFLGWLGEMAEREGAPSLVIVTHHVEEILPCFSKVLLLKEGKVLAMGGKSEVLRDEWLGEAYGARVEVGVDEIAGRYGLRILEVLR
- a CDS encoding carbohydrate kinase family protein translates to MSEMTRNGILAVGNFIVDDVKLIDAWPEQDMLASIRSERSSNGGGPYNVLKDLAAMGAGYPLQAAGLIGGDARGEWILRDCVGAGVGVEQLHITEEAPTSYTDAMTVMATGRRTFFHQRGANALLTEKHVDFARTEAKHLHLGYLMLLDAMDEFVEEEEGRTRASILLERALEAGLTTSVDMVSTEHGRFREIALSALPFTDVLVINEVEAGKVTGRNLQGGTLDDCVEAARELMGCGVRRQVVIHLPQGAVVVDDKGSVERVKSLKLPEGFVAGATGGGDAFAAGYLHGWHEGWDVARSLQLAVCAAAACLSDPTPSAGLCSVAECLKLGELYGADV
- a CDS encoding AraC family transcriptional regulator, which encodes MELTLVQRGSGTRFVGDHIAPFESLDVVLIGANVPHYWRGLHHSTGYALQWRFEANHPFWQFPESQSLKPLWPQTAHGIRFTGKTATTIVTLIENIAHSSSLERLSHFIQLLHHLAKSPKRDQQRLSTRPFDLASVQIHQPAIERVIRHVLKNFRDPIPLKQVLKLANMSRATFARQFPKHAGKTFSAFVNQVRLESVCRDLTTTTETITNIAFSNGFNNLSSFNRMFRKVLKCSPKDYRLNIAAKD